The Epinephelus lanceolatus isolate andai-2023 chromosome 10, ASM4190304v1, whole genome shotgun sequence genomic sequence tagaATCATGTGGGTTGGTCAACACTACTCACAGGAAGCAGCTTTGCCTTCTTTGTGGTAGGCAAATTGTACCCTCCGCCCACAATTGAGGGGGAGTTCTTTTGAAACGATGGGTTGCGAGACACTTTAAAAGATGGTAAAACTCTTCATAGACAATCAACTCTGGGGGTAAGTCATTCTGATCTCTAAGATATTGTATATTAAAGAGGCTATCTTTGTTTCCCCTGCATTTTGCAAATTAAGTTGTATAAGTTTATATGGTGAAATGCTAAAAAGTATTCTTTCTCAAAATGTAGGTGCTGACAGAAACTagcacaaacttttttttattagaaaCCTGAGACAGTTTAGACAGTATTTAAGTAAAAGAAACAATTACTGCatgttgctaaaatatctgtCTCTGTTACACAATTTCCAATCAAATAAATTCTGATACCTGGCATGATGCATGTCGGGGGGAAAACCCACAATATGACAACACAAAATAATATTTCTTGAGGCTGGGATGATTTAACTTGTTACCATTATGAGTTTCCTGGAATCAAGAACGTTTTTCTTGAAGGTAAAATCTACCTTGTTCTGCGTTTTGTTTTACGCCATATTGCTCTAAAGTGAACACTGACTGGCCTAATTTTAGAATATTCAAAACATTAAGTGCTATAGAAACAAGGAATATTCTCAGACCATTGACCAATTTTCTTTCTTGTTCGAGAAACAATATAAATGTTGCTTGGTTTAAAGAGTttttaggtttttatttttatccagAGCCCTTTTGTGATTGTGATTTTgtgattttcttaaaaaaaaaaaaagttatgcaTCAAGTAATCTGTATGTTTTTACGTATGCTTTATCTTCAACTCTTTTGGCATTGCTGCTtatttttgacagtattttATATGATTATAAATTAGGTTTCTctctttgattttaaaaaataaatacataaaaaattgaatgtgattttttttttccttttcgaTACATGCACATGGTGCTATTGTGTTAGTACTATTTATCagtgaatgtgaacatgacaaGAGGGCTCTTTATGTGCCAACAGGCTGTGACATGCAGGTGCACCCTCCTCCCTTGTTTCGTGTTgttgtgtcatttttgttttctaaacACCTGTTGTGGTTGAACAGTCAGTAAGTTGGTAGACAGGTTGAGGTTGGTAAAGTGAAACTCCACCCAAATACATGTGCAGACATTTATACTCTGCACACCTGAAATTTGGCTGTCTCAAGCTTTGATCATTCAAGACAGGTAAGTCTTGGTTGGCCTCTTCTGTGACGTCAATTTTTCTTAAGCGAGTCTGTGCATCTGCCATTCTGAGTCCCTCAGACTTCAGGGAAATTAAGTGTTGAATAGCCTGAGTATCCCTTTAGTAATGAAGGCATATGATAAATCTCATTTATTTTACGTGGAAGCATATAGGCAATATGGTAAGAATAACAGACatattctgttttcatttcatttttatttttcagtgcaTAATACCACCGTGTTCATTATATGCATTCTAGGTTTGTGGAATCCTTTACAAGATGTCTAGATTCAGCCATTTTCTCCTGAGCTTCTGTATTCTAGGTAACGCATTTTTCTTCTAttcagtttttacattttacattttttacatttttaattttcctaATGCACACTGGTGCTCTTGCAGGATACATTTTCTGCAGTTCCAGGGCTTGGCAAGTAAAGATGCCAAGCAACATCCAAGGATTGGCGGGTTCCTGCCTTGTCATCCCTTGCACCTTTGACTACTATAAGAATCCACCTCAAAGACCAGATCGTGTTGTTTGGTACCAGTATGTGAACCACGGATATCCTCTAGTTTGTGACAGCTGGTACCCAAATGATGTCATTGCCATATTTAAAGGAAGAACACAAGCGTTGACATCTAGTTATAAGAAGAAATGCAGTCTTGAAATCTACCCAGTGGAATCGTTTCACCACAGACAGAGGATTTACCCCTGGGTAGATCCAGAGAATATTGGGAAATACACCCATGCATTCTACGACACAACTGTAACAATTGAAGTACTAGGTAAGTTCTCATGGTGAGCTGAGAAAAAGATACACTTCAAGATCGATGTGTATTCATTAACATCAATAATTCTTCACATTTCCTTTGTAAAGAGAGGGCTGAGGCACCGTATATTTCGATCTTTGGAAACATGAAGGTTGGACAAACTGTGACAGTGCAATGCACTGTTCGTCACACCTGTCCCACTTACCCACCAACACTGAGTCTCAACATCCCACTGCATAGCGCCAGTCTAAGTCATAGCACCATAAATGATGGGACATCCAAAACCACCCTGACGAACACAATGTTCATAGAAAGAGATCACCAAACTGTGGAGTGCTCTGTCCAACACAAGGGCGGTATCACTGCAAAAGCCTCTAAAACCTTAAATGCAGAATGTAAGTGATGAATTTGCAAAACTATCACCAGTTTTCTTTTATGCTGACGcttaaaaaatgttaacatttacCATTTGTACCTCAGGCTCCTTTTCACCGTTGACTATCACCCTTACATCATACGAATTTCTTGAGGGACAGGCGAGCAAAGTAACCTGCACTGCCTTATACACATGCTCAAAACATGTACCAGTTCTCACATGGAGCTATGCTAGTATGCCAGCCTCCAGTGAAACCAGGCAGAGTGGAAGTGCCGAGTGGAAGACTGTCTCCACACTGACATTCACAGCATCAGGTAAAGACCACGGACGATCTCTAACATGCTACGCACAATTCTCTGGGGGACAGAGGCAGGAAAGGAGCATCACCCTACGGGTAAAGAGTGAGTAGAAAGCATAATAAGTACTTTCTATCTCTCCACATTTGTACTTtataaacagaaatgacatgttttgtattttgataTGTAGGCTACTGGAAATGAGATACAGTACAGCCAACAGTAAGTAGACTGTTATCAGCGATGGTCATTTACCAGAAAACTTCTGCTTCCTTGCAGTCTCCCTCaagccagctgccaccttatttaggtttttgcaGTAATTGAGGAGTCACTGTATAGACAACTTCTCATTTCAACATCACAAatcagctgctcctcctccattGCAGAGCTTTAAAGCCAGtaaataaacagaaacacagcatcCGACAAAAGTCCAGTTCAGCAGGGCGGCACTGCTTCAAGACAGCATGAGGTGTCAAAAGATGGTTGAATGGAAGACAGAAATGAAATTATAGTTCTGTTACACTTAATAATCTATTACCATTCTCTGTTGTTTTCTTGCTAATACTGGATTCTTTGACTTCTTCCTGCCTCTAGAAATCATTCAGGTGAAACAATCTGAGAGGAAACGGCTCTAATTTCTTGAACTGCTTGTGAAAATCTTTGCAACTTTGATTGAATTGTTTCCTCTTTTTACAGGAAACATGCTTTCTCGCGGCTGGTCCTTCACCACCCCCAGCAGCATCACAGGCATGAGAGGCTCATGTGTCATCATTCCTTGCACGTTCACCTACAGTGTCCCTCAGCCTTCTCACCTCAGAGTCATATGGTACTTGTTCCAGAGCAACGGATACTCACCTGTGTTTGATGAAGGACAGAGTGTTATTAGTGAGTTTAGAGGGATAACCAGATTGATTGGATCTGTGAGTGAGAGGAATTGTAGTCTAAAGATTGAGAGGCTGGAGATGTCACACAACCAGGACAGACTTTACCCATGGATAGACAAAGACTCTATCACCTCCTTCCACAGCGTGAGCCACGCACTTTTAGACAAAACATCTCAACTTATTGTTTCAGGTGAGTATCTAGATGCATTCACACCCCCTTTAATCGATTCAATACAAAGTCGAAGAAAGGCAGTTCTCCATATTACAATATTGCTTTGATCTTACAGACCGTGCACAGGAGCCTCAGCTGAACATCATTGGTATCCCCAGGGTGGGAGAGGAGAGCACAGTCTCCTGCAATGTCCGTCATTCATGTATCTCTGATCCCCCAACCCTGATCCTAAGTGGTGTACCTGGAAACGAAGTCATTAGCAACACTCTGGTATCTGATGGGATTTGGGAAAGGAAAGTAGAGCTAACTTGGGCTGTGAAAGAGGAAGACCAAAGTGTGAAGTGTACTGTCAGCTACAGAGGTGGTCAGAGAGCCACAAATGAGCTCAAGCTGAATGTTGAATGTGAGTACAATGACACGGTGTGTTATTTGAGTTCATATAGAAATGCCCCTGTTTATATTCAAGCTTCGCTGTTACGTTTCTGCTCAGGTCCATATGACAACATCGCAATGACTGAGCGTCCAGGCGAGGTGACGGAGGGTGTGGCAAAGAGTGTCATTTGTTCTGTTTCCTACAAGTGCAAGAAAAATCAACCAACCATCATGTGGAACTATGAAGACATGAGGATTATAACAAGAACCAAACAGAACTCAAGCACCACCTTTATCACAGTGTCAAATCTCACCTTTATTGGTTCTCTTGAGGATCACGGTAAATCTTTGACCTGCACTGCTCAGTTTGTTACTGGGGAGACCTCAGACTCTGAAATCCTTCATATAAAACGTAAGTTCCTACATGTCATATAGAGCGatcacttaaaggtccagtgttcaGGTTTTaggtggatatattggcagaagtggacaataatatttattactatgtttcctttagtgtataatcacctgaaactaagcattgttttatttatgttaaccatggagtctgccatgttgttcaccctgaacggacaaatcaaacatgAGCTCTAAATAAGGCTGTTCACACATGGCACTTGGGAGAAGTTgtagttggttgcaatctgcaccctcaccactagatgccactaagtcCTTCACACTTGACTTTGAAAGGATTATTCAAGAAATCTGGAATGATGTGTACTGGCTTTCTAACagagtcagatgagaagatTAAAACCAATCTATGACTGCAGCCAGTAGCCAGtgagcttagtttagcatgaaGATTGGAGACATGGGGAAAAGCCTTGCCTGGCTCGGTCTATAGGTTACAAAATCTGCCTTCCTGTAACTCTGCAGTTTGCTGGTTAACATGTCATGTCCAGTTAAAAATGACTATTTTACGGGGGTAATGTGCTGAACTCCTTCTAGCCTTCAGTCTCTGCTGGTTGCTTAGCAGCTGCTCAGAGCCCACAAAAAGTTCGGCACTAGTAAAATGgtgaattgttgttttttaactttggTTTATATGGATTAAAAAGCAGGATACAACATGTTATCTAGCGAGCTTTAGATGTgctgctagctgtttccctgtttccagtctttatgctaagctaagctaactggctgcagcCTTACATTTAACCAACAGATAAGAGATTGGTGGtaatattttcatttaactCTCTGCCAGAAAGCAAATACGAATAATTTCAAACTTTTGTACTAATGATGAGACAACatttgaaaatgatttattttttaatcgcTTGTTctcatgtatttttttccagcatatGTGAGGGATCCATTTGAAAATGACAGTGGGTGTACTTCTTCTCTCAAAACTCATCTTGCTGCCATATTATGTCACACATGTGACTGATTTCTACAGGCATCCCATCAtggcttttttctctctttacagCGCTCCACAATCTGGCTGCTGACGTCCCTTTCAGATTCACCGCCCTGACCCACTCCTGTGTGGTGATTCCCTGCAGCTTCCCGTTCCAGGAGGATATGCCTGTTACACGTGGCATCTGGTCCAAAAAAAATGGGGATGTCATCTACCATAATGCCCAGACCTATGTGGTTGACCATTTCAAGGGCCGCACCAGGATATTAGGGGATCTGAATGGGGGAAACTGCTCATTGGAGATTGATGACATCAAGCCCTTTGATAATGGGCCCTTCTGTTTCCACGCAGAGAGAGGAAATGACAGAGTCAGATACAACAATAGCTGCGTATTTGTTGTTATGAAAGGTCTGGATTAAAACTgatcctttatttttttttgtgccagtgCCAAGCTATTTATCTGTTGGCTTCCTAGTTGACAAAAGTACTCTACTTTGTGCTTCACTTGCTCAGCGTCCCCAGCAAAACCAGTGATGACCTCAGTTCCACCAGAAGTCGATGCTGGCTCAACAGTTACTGTCTCGTGTtctgtgacacacacatgtCCATCACATCCTCCGGTGTTCTCATGGAGTGTCCCTAGCCTCACCAACAAGGTCACACAAACCTGGACGCCAGAGGGCATCTGGGAGACGACCTCCACCATCACTTTCAGGGCTGCTGGAGGAGACGAAGTCAAAAGCCTAACCTGCACAGCCAAATCCTGGCTCGGCAAGACACAAGCCAGCACAGTCCAGCTGACTGTGAAGGGTTAGAgcaacaacattcatctgctcTGTTTATATCTTGCAGTACCATCATACATTGAGTTGTGTATTTCCCTTAATACATTTTCATGTGCCTTAAATGTTCCTATCAACAGGATCAAGCATTCATCCAGCAGCCATTGCTGTGCCAGTCCTGATTGTAATCATCCTAGCTGCAGTGTTTGGAGTGGTCCTCTGTAAGAGACGGTAAATACATGTCAGTTCAAAATGTGCCAATACTGGAGATGGGTGACATCAAGACTATTAATATTattagtgttttttgtgtgttagaTATAAAAGTCAGCATTAACTACTTCAATTTTTTTCAACCAACAGGAAGCATTCTGATGACTCGCAGAGACCACCACCTCGACCAGAGAAAAGGTAAACCTGAATGCATAATGATGACGTCATTGTAACAAAATTTCAGCAAGAATGCTTATATCCAAGGCTAATGAGGGCTGAGACATGGCCTATGACCTTATGGGAGCAACAGGGTATGACACATGTGCAGTGTAATTAGAGCTGCAATGTTGGAGGCTTAACAGCAGATGGTGCTAGAAATAAAGGCATGGTGTTCACTCTCTTTGGATGCGTTCAGCCTGACTGAAAATTTTGGGTGCACTTTAAGATTAATGCACGATCCATGTTCCtcatatctttatttttttgtatagtAATTATTCCAGCCCAAGGCCGACTGTGGATGCCTCAGTGAAACAAATAAATCACCCCCATTTTCTATGATAGTGTGTCAGC encodes the following:
- the LOC117266124 gene encoding uncharacterized protein LOC117266124 isoform X4, translated to MSRFSHFLLSFCILGYIFCSSRAWQVKMPSNIQGLAGSCLVIPCTFDYYKNPPQRPDRVVWYQYVNHGYPLVCDSWYPNDVIAIFKGRTQALTSSYKKKCSLEIYPVESFHHRQRIYPWVDPENIGKYTHAFYDTTVTIEVLERAEAPYISIFGNMKVGQTVTVQCTVRHTCPTYPPTLSLNIPLHSASLSHSTINDGTSKTTLTNTMFIERDHQTVECSVQHKGGITAKASKTLNAECSFSPLTITLTSYEFLEGQASKVTCTALYTCSKHVPVLTWSYASMPASSETRQSGSAEWKTVSTLTFTASGKDHGRSLTCYAQFSGGQRQERSITLRVKRNMLSRGWSFTTPSSITGMRGSCVIIPCTFTYSVPQPSHLRVIWYLFQSNGYSPVFDEGQSVISEFRGITRLIGSVSERNCSLKIERLEMSHNQDRLYPWIDKDSITSFHSVSHALLDKTSQLIVSDRAQEPQLNIIGIPRVGEESTVSCNVRHSCISDPPTLILSGVPGNEVISNTLVSDGIWERKVELTWAVKEEDQSVKCTVSYRGGQRATNELKLNVECPYDNIAMTERPGEVTEGVAKSVICSVSYKCKKNQPTIMWNYEDMRIITRTKQNSSTTFITVSNLTFIGSLEDHGKSLTCTAQFVTGETSDSEILHIKPYVRDPFENDTLHNLAADVPFRFTALTHSCVVIPCSFPFQEDMPVTRGIWSKKNGDVIYHNAQTYVVDHFKGRTRILGDLNGGNCSLEIDDIKPFDNGPFCFHAERGNDRVRYNNSCVFVVMKASPAKPVMTSVPPEVDAGSTVTVSCSVTHTCPSHPPVFSWSVPSLTNKVTQTWTPEGIWETTSTITFRAAGGDEVKSLTCTAKSWLGKTQASTVQLTVKGSSIHPAAIAVPVLIVIILAAVFGVVLCKRRGSIWNRISRRAEDGRIGWKGDSETRRSFWSRFSRGQGNTADLNVGYVNNTITVNCDTQISKPCCPSPKHTRRTPPDRPEDYHVYGNY
- the LOC117266124 gene encoding uncharacterized protein LOC117266124 isoform X6, with the translated sequence MSRFSHFLLSFCILGYIFCSSRAWQVKMPSNIQGLAGSCLVIPCTFDYYKNPPQRPDRVVWYQYVNHGYPLVCDSWYPNDVIAIFKGRTQALTSSYKKKCSLEIYPVESFHHRQRIYPWVDPENIGKYTHAFYDTTVTIEVLERAEAPYISIFGNMKVGQTVTVQCTVRHTCPTYPPTLSLNIPLHSASLSHSTINDGTSKTTLTNTMFIERDHQTVECSVQHKGGITAKASKTLNAECSFSPLTITLTSYEFLEGQASKVTCTALYTCSKHVPVLTWSYASMPASSETRQSGSAEWKTVSTLTFTASGKDHGRSLTCYAQFSGGQRQERSITLRVKRNMLSRGWSFTTPSSITGMRGSCVIIPCTFTYSVPQPSHLRVIWYLFQSNGYSPVFDEGQSVISEFRGITRLIGSVSERNCSLKIERLEMSHNQDRLYPWIDKDSITSFHSVSHALLDKTSQLIVSDRAQEPQLNIIGIPRVGEESTVSCNVRHSCISDPPTLILSGVPGNEVISNTLVSDGIWERKVELTWAVKEEDQSVKCTVSYRGGQRATNELKLNVECPYDNIAMTERPGEVTEGVAKSVICSVSYKCKKNQPTIMWNYEDMRIITRTKQNSSTTFITVSNLTFIGSLEDHGKSLTCTAQFVTGETSDSEILHIKPYVRDPFENDTLHNLAADVPFRFTALTHSCVVIPCSFPFQEDMPVTRGIWSKKNGDVIYHNAQTYVVDHFKGRTRILGDLNGGNCSLEIDDIKPFDNGPFCFHAERGNDRVRYNNSCVFVVMKASPAKPVMTSVPPEVDAGSTVTVSCSVTHTCPSHPPVFSWSVPSLTNKVTQTWTPEGIWETTSTITFRAAGGDEVKSLTCTAKSWLGKTQASTVQLTVKGSSIHPAAIAVPVLIVIILAAVFGVVLCKRRKHSDDSQRPPPRPEKRRSLWDRLSRRNPENRERPPRPEKRGSIWNRISRRAEDGRIGWKGDSETRRSFWSRFSRGQGNTADLNVGYVNNTITVNCDTQISKPCCPSPKHTRRTPPDRPEDYHVYGNY
- the LOC117266124 gene encoding uncharacterized protein LOC117266124 isoform X1, with translation MSRFSHFLLSFCILGYIFCSSRAWQVKMPSNIQGLAGSCLVIPCTFDYYKNPPQRPDRVVWYQYVNHGYPLVCDSWYPNDVIAIFKGRTQALTSSYKKKCSLEIYPVESFHHRQRIYPWVDPENIGKYTHAFYDTTVTIEVLERAEAPYISIFGNMKVGQTVTVQCTVRHTCPTYPPTLSLNIPLHSASLSHSTINDGTSKTTLTNTMFIERDHQTVECSVQHKGGITAKASKTLNAECSFSPLTITLTSYEFLEGQASKVTCTALYTCSKHVPVLTWSYASMPASSETRQSGSAEWKTVSTLTFTASGKDHGRSLTCYAQFSGGQRQERSITLRVKRNMLSRGWSFTTPSSITGMRGSCVIIPCTFTYSVPQPSHLRVIWYLFQSNGYSPVFDEGQSVISEFRGITRLIGSVSERNCSLKIERLEMSHNQDRLYPWIDKDSITSFHSVSHALLDKTSQLIVSDRAQEPQLNIIGIPRVGEESTVSCNVRHSCISDPPTLILSGVPGNEVISNTLVSDGIWERKVELTWAVKEEDQSVKCTVSYRGGQRATNELKLNVECPYDNIAMTERPGEVTEGVAKSVICSVSYKCKKNQPTIMWNYEDMRIITRTKQNSSTTFITVSNLTFIGSLEDHGKSLTCTAQFVTGETSDSEILHIKPYVRDPFENDTLHNLAADVPFRFTALTHSCVVIPCSFPFQEDMPVTRGIWSKKNGDVIYHNAQTYVVDHFKGRTRILGDLNGGNCSLEIDDIKPFDNGPFCFHAERGNDRVRYNNSCVFVVMKASPAKPVMTSVPPEVDAGSTVTVSCSVTHTCPSHPPVFSWSVPSLTNKVTQTWTPEGIWETTSTITFRAAGGDEVKSLTCTAKSWLGKTQASTVQLTVKGSSIHPAAIAVPVLIVIILAAVFGVVLCKRRKHSDDSQRPPPRPEKRRSLWDRLSRRNPENRERPPRPEKRGSIWNRISRAEDGRIGWKGDSETRRSFWSRFSRGQGNTADLNVGYVNNTITVNCDTQISKPCCPSPKHTRRTPPDRPEDYHVYGNY
- the LOC117266124 gene encoding uncharacterized protein LOC117266124 isoform X2, with product MSRFSHFLLSFCILGYIFCSSRAWQVKMPSNIQGLAGSCLVIPCTFDYYKNPPQRPDRVVWYQYVNHGYPLVCDSWYPNDVIAIFKGRTQALTSSYKKKCSLEIYPVESFHHRQRIYPWVDPENIGKYTHAFYDTTVTIEVLERAEAPYISIFGNMKVGQTVTVQCTVRHTCPTYPPTLSLNIPLHSASLSHSTINDGTSKTTLTNTMFIERDHQTVECSVQHKGGITAKASKTLNAECSFSPLTITLTSYEFLEGQASKVTCTALYTCSKHVPVLTWSYASMPASSETRQSGSAEWKTVSTLTFTASGKDHGRSLTCYAQFSGGQRQERSITLRVKRNMLSRGWSFTTPSSITGMRGSCVIIPCTFTYSVPQPSHLRVIWYLFQSNGYSPVFDEGQSVISEFRGITRLIGSVSERNCSLKIERLEMSHNQDRLYPWIDKDSITSFHSVSHALLDKTSQLIVSDRAQEPQLNIIGIPRVGEESTVSCNVRHSCISDPPTLILSGVPGNEVISNTLVSDGIWERKVELTWAVKEEDQSVKCTVSYRGGQRATNELKLNVECPYDNIAMTERPGEVTEGVAKSVICSVSYKCKKNQPTIMWNYEDMRIITRTKQNSSTTFITVSNLTFIGSLEDHGKSLTCTAQFVTGETSDSEILHIKPYVRDPFENDTLHNLAADVPFRFTALTHSCVVIPCSFPFQEDMPVTRGIWSKKNGDVIYHNAQTYVVDHFKGRTRILGDLNGGNCSLEIDDIKPFDNGPFCFHAERGNDRVRYNNSCVFVVMKASPAKPVMTSVPPEVDAGSTVTVSCSVTHTCPSHPPVFSWSVPSLTNKVTQTWTPEGIWETTSTITFRAAGGDEVKSLTCTAKSWLGKTQASTVQLTVKGSSIHPAAIAVPVLIVIILAAVFGVVLCKRRKHSDDSQRPPPRPEKRGSIWNRISRRAEDGRIGWKGDSETRRSFWSRFSRGQGNTADLNVGYVNNTITVNCDTQISKPCCPSPKHTRRTPPDRPEDYHVYGNY
- the LOC117266124 gene encoding uncharacterized protein LOC117266124 isoform X3 is translated as MSRFSHFLLSFCILGYIFCSSRAWQVKMPSNIQGLAGSCLVIPCTFDYYKNPPQRPDRVVWYQYVNHGYPLVCDSWYPNDVIAIFKGRTQALTSSYKKKCSLEIYPVESFHHRQRIYPWVDPENIGKYTHAFYDTTVTIEVLERAEAPYISIFGNMKVGQTVTVQCTVRHTCPTYPPTLSLNIPLHSASLSHSTINDGTSKTTLTNTMFIERDHQTVECSVQHKGGITAKASKTLNAECSFSPLTITLTSYEFLEGQASKVTCTALYTCSKHVPVLTWSYASMPASSETRQSGSAEWKTVSTLTFTASGKDHGRSLTCYAQFSGGQRQERSITLRVKRNMLSRGWSFTTPSSITGMRGSCVIIPCTFTYSVPQPSHLRVIWYLFQSNGYSPVFDEGQSVISEFRGITRLIGSVSERNCSLKIERLEMSHNQDRLYPWIDKDSITSFHSVSHALLDKTSQLIVSDRAQEPQLNIIGIPRVGEESTVSCNVRHSCISDPPTLILSGVPGNEVISNTLVSDGIWERKVELTWAVKEEDQSVKCTVSYRGGQRATNELKLNVECPYDNIAMTERPGEVTEGVAKSVICSVSYKCKKNQPTIMWNYEDMRIITRTKQNSSTTFITVSNLTFIGSLEDHGKSLTCTAQFVTGETSDSEILHIKPYVRDPFENDTLHNLAADVPFRFTALTHSCVVIPCSFPFQEDMPVTRGIWSKKNGDVIYHNAQTYVVDHFKGRTRILGDLNGGNCSLEIDDIKPFDNGPFCFHAERGNDRVRYNNSCVFVVMKASPAKPVMTSVPPEVDAGSTVTVSCSVTHTCPSHPPVFSWSVPSLTNKVTQTWTPEGIWETTSTITFRAAGGDEVKSLTCTAKSWLGKTQASTVQLTVKGSSIHPAAIAVPVLIVIILAAVFGVVLCKRRKHSDDSQRPPPRPEKRGSIWNRISRAEDGRIGWKGDSETRRSFWSRFSRGQGNTADLNVGYVNNTITVNCDTQISKPCCPSPKHTRRTPPDRPEDYHVYGNY
- the LOC117266124 gene encoding uncharacterized protein LOC117266124 isoform X5 — encoded protein: MSRFSHFLLSFCILGYIFCSSRAWQVKMPSNIQGLAGSCLVIPCTFDYYKNPPQRPDRVVWYQYVNHGYPLVCDSWYPNDVIAIFKGRTQALTSSYKKKCSLEIYPVESFHHRQRIYPWVDPENIGKYTHAFYDTTVTIEVLERAEAPYISIFGNMKVGQTVTVQCTVRHTCPTYPPTLSLNIPLHSASLSHSTINDGTSKTTLTNTMFIERDHQTVECSVQHKGGITAKASKTLNAECSFSPLTITLTSYEFLEGQASKVTCTALYTCSKHVPVLTWSYASMPASSETRQSGSAEWKTVSTLTFTASGKDHGRSLTCYAQFSGGQRQERSITLRVKRNMLSRGWSFTTPSSITGMRGSCVIIPCTFTYSVPQPSHLRVIWYLFQSNGYSPVFDEGQSVISEFRGITRLIGSVSERNCSLKIERLEMSHNQDRLYPWIDKDSITSFHSVSHALLDKTSQLIVSDRAQEPQLNIIGIPRVGEESTVSCNVRHSCISDPPTLILSGVPGNEVISNTLVSDGIWERKVELTWAVKEEDQSVKCTVSYRGGQRATNELKLNVECPYDNIAMTERPGEVTEGVAKSVICSVSYKCKKNQPTIMWNYEDMRIITRTKQNSSTTFITVSNLTFIGSLEDHGKSLTCTAQFVTGETSDSEILHIKPYVRDPFENDTLHNLAADVPFRFTALTHSCVVIPCSFPFQEDMPVTRGIWSKKNGDVIYHNAQTYVVDHFKGRTRILGDLNGGNCSLEIDDIKPFDNGPFCFHAERGNDRVRYNNSCVFVVMKASPAKPVMTSVPPEVDAGSTVTVSCSVTHTCPSHPPVFSWSVPSLTNKVTQTWTPEGIWETTSTITFRAAGGDEVKSLTCTAKSWLGKTQASTVQLTVKGSSIHPAAIAVPVLIVIILAAVFGVVLCKRRGSIWNRISRAEDGRIGWKGDSETRRSFWSRFSRGQGNTADLNVGYVNNTITVNCDTQISKPCCPSPKHTRRTPPDRPEDYHVYGNY